The following proteins come from a genomic window of Alosa sapidissima isolate fAloSap1 chromosome 20, fAloSap1.pri, whole genome shotgun sequence:
- the LOC121694465 gene encoding uncharacterized protein LOC121694465: MRLQTVLALVVVLTGTAYGMEFTCDATLSVSCYGTHGQPLFLLLVTDKTRQFDLRLYRTKDNSKSLIFGLKRNKTIYHNQQQRWKFSPDNGFLIINPVKFTDSGTYSVEIYHTTGTLKATNYVHLIINKTTPTTLTVSNMTYPPQHNDTVSKEQAITLISGSLGVLFLCVAGTGGVYYICKRRKSTHRTAEPEEPEVEYADVSILKRQKKQLHQKKRREEAVEYGELNVQRAEPEETEVEYADVSILK; this comes from the exons ATGAGGCTACAAACTGTACTAGCGTTGGTTGTGGTGCTTACAGGGACAGCATATG GAATGGAGTTCACTTGTGATGCTACACTCAGTGTTTCATGTTATGGGACTCACGGACAGCCTCTGTTTCTACTGCTGGTCACAGACAAAACCAGACAATTTGACTTGCGCTTGTATAGAACAAAAGATAACAGTAAGTCCTTAATTTTTGGATTAAAAAGAAACAAGACTATCTATCATAATCAACAGCAGAGATGGAAGTTTTCTCCTGACAATGGATTCTTGATTATAAATCCTGTGAAGTTTACTGATTCAGGAACGTATAGTGTAGAGATATACCACACAACTGGCACCTTGAAGGCAACTAACTATGTGCACCTTATAATAAACA AGACAACCCCCACGACATTGACGGTCTCAAACATGACATACCCTCCTCAACATAATGACACAGTGTCAAAGGAACAGG ccATAACGTTAATATCAGGATCTCTTGGAGTCTTGTTTTTATGTGTGGCTGGGACAGGAGGAGTTTACTACATCTGCAAAAGAAGAAAGAGCACCCATAGGACAG CTGAGCCTGAGGAGCCGGAGGTGGAGTATGCTGACGTGTCCATACTGAAACGACAGAAGAAGCAGCTGCACCAGAAGAAGAGGCGAGAGGAGGCGGTGGAGTACGGGGAGTTGAACGTCCAGAGAG CTGAGCCTGAGGAGACGGAGGTGGAGTATGCTGACGTGTCCATACTGAAATGA